One genomic window of Mucilaginibacter sp. SJ includes the following:
- a CDS encoding RNA polymerase sigma factor, with amino-acid sequence MQAQELLPHLFRTEYRKIAAVLCRLFGIEHIEIAEDIVSDTFLSATENWSLKGLPDNPTAWLYTVAKNKTKNYLKRDTIFKQKLLPEIKYTTDSTGEIEIDLSAKNIADSQLAMIFTVCNPVISAESQVALALNLLCGFGVQEITDAFLANKEVIYKRINRAKEKLKEAEIQIQQPSPSEIGNRLETVLTTIYLLFSEGYYSISQNVTLRRDLCTEAMRLNYLLIENPATNTPAVNALFALMCFHASRFEARTNDHDEMILYDDQDESLWDRDLINKGIHYLNQASTGTSITKYHLEAGIAYWHTFKEDAAEKWENILQLYNSLLMLEYSPIAALNRTFALAKANGKPAAIAEAEKLNLSNNHFYYSLLGNLYTGIDNQKALGHYETAMNLATSANDKATMAGNVERLKNLQE; translated from the coding sequence ATGCAAGCCCAAGAACTTTTACCTCACCTGTTCCGCACCGAGTACCGGAAAATTGCAGCAGTGCTTTGCCGCCTTTTTGGTATTGAACATATTGAAATTGCCGAAGATATTGTGAGCGACACCTTCCTTTCAGCCACTGAAAATTGGAGCCTGAAAGGTTTACCTGATAATCCGACGGCATGGCTTTATACCGTTGCAAAAAATAAAACCAAAAATTACCTGAAACGGGATACGATTTTTAAGCAAAAGCTTTTGCCCGAAATAAAATATACTACCGACAGCACAGGCGAAATAGAGATCGACCTGTCTGCCAAAAACATAGCTGATAGCCAGTTGGCCATGATCTTTACGGTTTGCAACCCGGTTATTTCGGCCGAGTCGCAGGTAGCGCTTGCCCTTAACCTGCTTTGCGGTTTTGGCGTACAGGAAATTACCGATGCTTTTTTAGCAAACAAGGAGGTGATATACAAGCGGATAAACCGCGCAAAGGAAAAACTGAAAGAGGCGGAGATCCAGATTCAGCAGCCAAGCCCGAGCGAGATCGGCAACCGGCTGGAAACTGTTTTAACAACCATTTACCTGCTGTTTTCTGAGGGATATTACTCAATCTCCCAAAACGTCACCCTCCGCCGTGATCTTTGTACTGAAGCTATGCGGCTTAATTACCTGCTTATTGAAAATCCGGCCACCAACACTCCTGCCGTAAATGCACTTTTTGCGCTGATGTGTTTCCACGCGTCGCGGTTTGAGGCCCGCACCAATGATCATGATGAAATGATCCTTTATGATGATCAGGATGAATCACTTTGGGACAGGGACCTGATCAACAAAGGTATCCATTACCTGAACCAGGCTTCAACCGGAACTTCAATAACTAAATATCACCTCGAAGCCGGCATTGCTTATTGGCATACCTTTAAGGAAGATGCTGCCGAAAAATGGGAAAATATATTACAGCTATACAATAGCCTCCTCATGCTGGAGTATTCGCCCATCGCCGCGCTGAACCGTACTTTCGCCCTTGCCAAAGCCAATGGAAAACCGGCAGCTATAGCCGAAGCCGAAAAACTGAACCTGAGCAATAACCACTTTTATTATTCGCTGCTGGGCAACCTGTATACCGGCATAGATAATCAAAAAGCCTTAGGGCATTACGAAACAGCTATGAACCTGGCTACTTCTGCAAATGATAAGGCAACTATGGCGGGAAATGTTGAGCGGTTAAAAAATTTGCAGGAATAG